The following are encoded in a window of Sorex araneus isolate mSorAra2 chromosome 11, mSorAra2.pri, whole genome shotgun sequence genomic DNA:
- the SLC7A4 gene encoding cationic amino acid transporter 4 → MARWLPSTAGLARLCHRLNRLKPLEESTMETSLRRCLSTLDLTLLGVGGMVGSGLYVLTGTVAKEMAGPAVLVSFGVAAVASLLAALCYAEFGARVPRTGSAYLFTYVSMGELWAFLIGWNVLLEYLIGGAAVARAWSGYLDAIFSHRLRNFTEVHVGVWQVPFLAHYPDFLAAGILLVASAFVSCGARVSSWLNHTFSAISLVVILFIIVLGFILARPHNWSAEEGGFAPFGFSGIMAGTATCFYAFVGFDVIAASSEEARNPQRAVPLAIAISLGLAAGAYILVSTVLTLMVPWHSLDPDSALADAFYRRGYSWAGFIVAAGSICAMNTVLLSNLFSLPRIVYAMAADGLFFQVFAQVHPRTQVPVVGILVFGVLMALLALLLDLEALVQFLSIGTLLAYTFVASSIIVLRFQKAPPSSSPGLASPGPMTKEYNSFSDHIQLVDSEAPEPGQLRPALRPYLSFLGACGPGVAVAWALGILVASAITLGCVLVFGKSTLHLPYWAYTLLLLLSVTVFLLSLLVLGAHQQQRQEDTFQIPFVPLLPALSILLNICLMLKLSYLTWLRFSIWLLIGLVVYFGYGIRHSKENQREWPGLTDSRYVVFPDGSLDESVQAVQPPSQATAQEPDSVEQPPCP, encoded by the exons ATGGCCCGCTGGCTGCCCAGCACCGCAGGGCTGGCTCGCCTCTGCCACAGGCTGAACCGGCTGAAGCCCCTGGAGGAGTCCACCATGGAGACATCGTTGAGGCGCTGCCTGTCCACCCTGGACCTCACCCTGCTGGGCGTGGGCGGCATGGTGGGCTCTGGCCTCTACGTGCTCACGGGCACTGTGGCCAAGGAGATGGCAGGTCCTGCCGTCCTGGTGTCCTTTGGGGTGGCTGCAGTGGCCTCCTTGCTGGCCGCCCTGTGCTATGCTGAGTTCGGGGCGCGCGTGCCCCGCACGGGCTCTGCCTACCTGTTCACCTACGTGTCCATGGGTGAGCTGTGGGCCTTCCTTATTGGCTGGAATGTGCTCCTGGAGTATCTCATCGGCGGTGCCGCGGTGGCTCGGGCATGGAGCGGCTACCTGGATGCCATCTTTAGCCACCGCCTGCGCAACTTCACTGAGGTCCATGTGGGCGTGTGGCAGGTGCCCTTCCTGGCCCACTACCCAGACTTCCTGGCCGCTGGCATTCTGCTCGTAGCCTCCGCCTTTGTCTCCTGTGGAGCCCGTGTTTCTTCCTGGCTCAACCACACCTTCTCAGCCATCAGCCTGGTTGTCATCCTCTTCATCATCGTCCTGGGATTCATCCTGGCCCGCCCACACAACTGGAGCGCTGAGGAAGGTGGCTTTGCGCCCTTTGGCTTTTCGGGCATCATGGCGGGCACCGCCACCTGCTTCTACGCCTTCGTGGGCTTTGATGTCATTGCCGCCTCCAGTGAGGAAGCTCGGAACCCTCAGCGGGCCGTGCCTCTGGCCATCGCCATCTCCCTGGGCCTGGCGGCAGGGGCCTACATCCTCGTGTCCACCGTGCTGACCCTCATGGTGCCCTGGCACAGCCTGGACCCTGACTCTGCGCTTGCCGATGCCTTCTACCGGCGGGGCTACAGCTGGGCTGGCTTCATCGTGGCAGCGGGCTCCATCTGCG CCATGAACACCGTCCTGCTCAGCAACCTCTTCTCCCTGCCACGCATCGTCTATGCCATGGCTGCCGATGGGCTCTTCTTTCAGGTGTTTGCCCAGGTGCACCCCCGGACACAGGTGCCCGTGGTGGGTATCCTGGTGTTTGGGGTTCTCATGGCCCTGCTGGCGCTGCTGCTGGACCTGGAGGCGCTGGTGCAGTTCCTGTCCATCGGCACGCTCCTGGCCTACACCTTTGTGGCCTCCAGCATCATTGTGCTCCGCTTCCAGAAGGCGCCTCCATCCAGTTCTCCGGGTCTGGCCAGCCCCGGCCCCATGACCAAGGAGTACAACTCTTTCTCTGACCACATCCAGCTGGTGGATTCGGAGGCGCCTGAGCCCGGGCAACTCCGGCCAGCTCTGAGGCCCTACCTGAGCTTCCTAGGTGCGTGTGGCCCTGGCGTGGCTGTGGCATGGGCCCTTGGCATCCTGGTGGCCTCCGCCATCACCCTGGGCTGTGTCCTGGTCTTCGGCAAGTCCACTCTGCACCTCCCATACTGGGCCTACACCCTGCTACTCCTGCTCAGCGTGACCGTGTTTCTGCTCAGCCTCCTTGTCCTCGGGGCCCACCAGCAACAGCGTCAAGAGGACACCTTTCAG ATCCCCTTTGTGCCGCTGCTTCCGGCCCTGAGCATTCTCCTCAACATCTGCCTCATGCTGAAGCTGAGCTACCTGACCTGGCTGCGCTTCTCCATCTGGCTGCTGATT